The Caloranaerobacter sp. TR13 genome segment AAGCAGCGTCAGACAAACCTCTTTTTACTTCTGACATTAACTTTTCCCCCTTTTATATATTTTTTATTAAATAAGCTAAATTCTCCATCCTCCCCCCTTCCTATCTTGTTTTATGCTCATAAAATCCCCAATTAATTTATGGAGATTTTAGAGATCGCAAAACTCTCCCACTTTGATATGTTTGATTATTGGGAATTTTCAGAATGTTGCAAATTCTAACTATTAAGAATATATTCTATACTCCTCATAAAATTCCTTCTCTAATTATTTTTTTTAAAAAATTTTTTTAAAATTAAGCACCTATCTTTCGATAGGCGCTCTAATATTACTTCTTATTCTTAATTTCATCTGATATTCTATTAAGAAATTCTTTAACATCAAATGTTCCTATATCTCCTTCGCCTCTTGCTCTCACAGAAATTGTTTTATTTTCTGCTTCTTTTTCTCCTACAATAAGCATATAAGGAACTTTATTAAGCTGTGCTTCTCTGATTTTATACCCTATTTTTTCTGCTCTTGTATCAACTTCAACTCTTATGCCTTTCTCTTCTAATATTTTCTTAACTTCAAATGCATATTCGTTAAATTTGTCAGAAATAGGCAATATACTTACTTGTACAGGCGCTAACCAAACAGGGAATTTACCTGCGTAATGTTCTATTAAAATTCCAATAAATCTTTCAATACTTCCGAAAATAACTCTATGAAGCATTATTGGTCTATGCTTGTTACCATCACTTCCTACATATGTTAAGTCAAATCTCTGTGGCATTTGGAAATCTAATTGTATCGTTCCACACTGCCATGTTCTACCTATAGCATCCTCTAAATGAATATCTATTTTTGGACCGTAAAAAGCTCCATCTCCTTCATTAATCTTAAACTCAAGCCCTTTTTCCTCTAAAGCTTCTCTAAGCGCATTTGTAGCTAATTCCCATTCTTCATCAGTTCCCATAGAATTTTCTGGTCTTGTTGAAAGCTCTACATGATACTTGAAACCAAATATATTATAAACATAATCAACAAAATCAATTACACCCTTTATCTCATCTTTTACTTGTTCAGGTAGCATAAAAATATGAGCATCATCTTGAGTAAATGATCTAACTCTCATAAGCCCATGCAATACTCCAGATAATTCATGTCTGTGCACTAAACCTAATTCGCACATTCTAATAGGGAAATCTCTATAACTGTACATCTTTCTCTTATAAAGCAGCATTGCTCCTGGACAGTTCATTGGCTTTATAGCATAGTCAACAGAATCAATATTTGTAAAATACATATTTTCTTTATAATGATCCCAGTGTCCAGATCTATGCCATAATTCTTCATTTAATATAATAGGTGTCTTTACCTCTCCATAACCTCTTTTAACATGCTCTTTTCTCCAAAAATCTTCTAAAATATTTCTGATAACCATTCCTTTTGGATGGAAAAATGGGAATCCTGGTCCTTCTTCTTGTATACTAAATAAATCTAATTCCTTACCTAACTTCCTATGATCTCTTTTCTTAGCTTCTTCAAGTCTATGCAGATATTCATCTAAATCCTTTTTCTTTTCAAAAGAAGTTCCATATATTCTCTGAAGCATCTTATTGTTTTCATCACCACGCCAATATGCCCCAGCTATACTTAATAATTTTACT includes the following:
- the thrS gene encoding threonine--tRNA ligase gives rise to the protein MEKIKITLPDGSIREYEKGVSVFDVANDISSGLARVAVGAKINGKVVGLNHIIDEDASMSILKFSDDEGADIFRHTSAHILAQAVKRLYPNTKLAIGPAIENGFYYDFDSEHKFTPEDLEKIEAEMKKIVKEQLDIERFELPREEAIKFLKDKGEDYKVELVMDLPEDAVISFYKQGEFVDLCAGPHLPNTKKVKAVKLLSIAGAYWRGDENNKMLQRIYGTSFEKKKDLDEYLHRLEEAKKRDHRKLGKELDLFSIQEEGPGFPFFHPKGMVIRNILEDFWRKEHVKRGYGEVKTPIILNEELWHRSGHWDHYKENMYFTNIDSVDYAIKPMNCPGAMLLYKRKMYSYRDFPIRMCELGLVHRHELSGVLHGLMRVRSFTQDDAHIFMLPEQVKDEIKGVIDFVDYVYNIFGFKYHVELSTRPENSMGTDEEWELATNALREALEEKGLEFKINEGDGAFYGPKIDIHLEDAIGRTWQCGTIQLDFQMPQRFDLTYVGSDGNKHRPIMLHRVIFGSIERFIGILIEHYAGKFPVWLAPVQVSILPISDKFNEYAFEVKKILEEKGIRVEVDTRAEKIGYKIREAQLNKVPYMLIVGEKEAENKTISVRARGEGDIGTFDVKEFLNRISDEIKNKK